The genomic window AACGAAGGGATTTCAGATACTCAGAGGGCTTGTCTTTCTGGGTTTATTCTGGTTTGCTTCTGAGATAATACAGCTCAGAACCTTATCCTGGATATTTGAAAAACTATGGACTCTGGGTTTATTCTCAATAGTGGTCATATTTCAACCTGAAATCAGAAGGACCTTAGCCCGTATAGGTGAAAAAACTAAGGTTATAAAGTTCTCCTCTGTGGAGGAGAGAACCATTGAAAGAATCGTAAGGGCATGCAGGTTCATGTCCGATAGACAGATAGGCGCACTAATTGTAATAGAGAGAAACCAGGATATTGAGGATATAATTGAGGGTTGCGTTTACATAGATGCAACGGTATCCGTTGAGTTGCTCATAACCGTATTCTATCCCATGACACCACTTCACGATGGGGCAGTAGTTATAAGGGGGGAGAGGATAGCCTTTGCCTCATGCGTTCTTCCCCTATCAAAGACCACAGAACTGCCAAAAAAGTACGGTACAAGGCATAGAGCAGCTCTGGGAATAAGTGAGGAGAGCGACGCCATAGCGGTCGTTGTGTCAGAGGAAACCGGAGAGATATCCCTTGCGGTAGAAGGAAAACTTGAGAGGAGTTTAGACCCTGAAATACTCAAGGATAGATTAAGCGAACTTCTGGGGTTAAGACATGAGACTACTTAGAGAGATATTTGTAAAGGACTGGAAGTATAAACTTGCAGCACTGCTTATATCTGTTTCCCTATGGAGTGTTGTTAATTTCGGGAGCAGAACAGCGATAACTGTATCAAGGTACGTGGAGGTGAGAAACCCTAAACCCGAGTTTAACT from Hydrogenivirga caldilitoris includes these protein-coding regions:
- the cdaA gene encoding diadenylate cyclase CdaA, yielding MFFELLKELFGFRDIIDIITVALFIYGIIYFLAVTKGFQILRGLVFLGLFWFASEIIQLRTLSWIFEKLWTLGLFSIVVIFQPEIRRTLARIGEKTKVIKFSSVEERTIERIVRACRFMSDRQIGALIVIERNQDIEDIIEGCVYIDATVSVELLITVFYPMTPLHDGAVVIRGERIAFASCVLPLSKTTELPKKYGTRHRAALGISEESDAIAVVVSEETGEISLAVEGKLERSLDPEILKDRLSELLGLRHETT